The following are encoded in a window of Prochlorococcus marinus CUG1417 genomic DNA:
- a CDS encoding SAM-dependent methyltransferase, whose product MNSLPANNPDWLVKKIIKMGGTISFYDYMNFVLNDPSNGYYGSGKAELGVRGDFVTSPSLSDDFSFLVGKQIEDWLNQFKSSFLSNHKLVVIEFGAGDGTFMSGLIKYFLESSKNFLEGVSFVIIEPNEGMAEKQKNKLEEFLNLGIDILWKRLEELEENNINGIVIANEVLDALPVERIIFSKGKLLRQAVSIDKKSDKLFLDEMPITIELGKSIELAKSELGISIPPEDALEGWTTEWHIDNSKWLKAIYGKINNGILLIIDYAKEAKKYYNSKNSDGTIVSYENQKMINNVLNSPGNCDLTSHLCIETLINGAETLGFNTVGIAKQGEALLALGLAERLYGIQKEFKEDLSNALLRREALLRLVDPVCLGDFKWFVFNKFKGTEMNINSICLR is encoded by the coding sequence ATGAATAGCTTACCCGCGAATAATCCAGATTGGTTAGTAAAAAAAATAATAAAAATGGGTGGGACCATAAGTTTTTATGACTATATGAATTTTGTTTTAAATGATCCTTCTAATGGTTATTACGGTAGCGGCAAAGCTGAGTTGGGTGTTCGAGGGGATTTTGTCACATCACCATCTTTATCTGATGATTTTTCTTTTTTGGTTGGTAAACAAATAGAAGATTGGTTAAATCAGTTCAAAAGTAGTTTTTTATCTAATCACAAATTAGTTGTAATTGAATTTGGAGCTGGAGATGGAACCTTTATGAGTGGATTAATTAAATATTTTTTAGAAAGCAGCAAGAATTTTTTGGAAGGGGTTTCATTTGTAATTATTGAACCTAATGAAGGGATGGCAGAAAAACAAAAAAATAAATTGGAGGAATTTTTAAACTTAGGCATTGATATTTTATGGAAACGTTTGGAAGAATTAGAGGAAAATAATATCAATGGAATAGTTATAGCGAATGAGGTTTTGGACGCTTTGCCGGTAGAGAGAATAATCTTTTCAAAAGGAAAATTACTTCGACAAGCTGTATCTATAGACAAAAAATCTGATAAATTATTTCTTGATGAAATGCCAATTACAATTGAATTGGGAAAAAGTATCGAACTTGCTAAAAGTGAGTTGGGAATCTCTATTCCGCCTGAAGATGCTCTTGAAGGATGGACGACAGAATGGCATATAGATAATTCAAAATGGTTAAAAGCTATTTATGGAAAAATTAATAATGGTATTTTATTGATAATTGATTACGCTAAAGAAGCTAAAAAATACTACAACTCTAAGAATTCTGATGGGACGATAGTTTCATATGAAAATCAAAAAATGATTAATAATGTCCTAAATTCACCTGGGAATTGCGATTTAACATCTCATTTGTGTATAGAAACTTTAATTAATGGCGCTGAGACTCTTGGATTTAATACTGTTGGAATCGCTAAACAAGGAGAAGCTTTGTTGGCACTTGGATTAGCAGAGAGACTTTATGGAATTCAGAAGGAGTTTAAGGAGGATTTATCAAATGCTCTTTTAAGAAGAGAGGCATTACTTAGACTCGTTGATCCTGTATGTTTAGGTGATTTTAAGTGGTTTGTTTTTAATAAGTTTAAGGGTACGGAAATGAATATAAATTCAATCTGTTTGCGTTAA
- a CDS encoding TIGR04168 family protein — MRVLSIIKPNIVLFVGDISDGSVKIIKKINEIKIPTFVILGNHDRGKDSTGETLSKQIRVLGGKYCAWDLKVFNNQINLLSARPCSSGGGYYLSKEVKGVYGPVTEQDSINKIIKCSENTVEDIPLIIMSHAGPSGLGSEPKSICGKDWKLPSLDWGDRDLSVAISQIQKRRKIDLVIFGHMHNRLKRNLGLREMFKIDSKGTIYFNTAVVPRYKNDDDGKLLINFSWIEFEKNQLIHVSHRWYSESGEICEENKFL, encoded by the coding sequence TTGAGAGTTTTATCGATTATTAAACCAAATATTGTTTTATTTGTTGGTGATATTTCTGATGGGAGTGTCAAAATAATTAAAAAAATAAATGAGATCAAAATTCCTACTTTTGTAATTTTAGGAAATCATGATAGAGGGAAGGATTCTACAGGCGAAACTCTCTCCAAGCAGATACGTGTTCTTGGTGGAAAATATTGTGCATGGGATTTGAAAGTTTTTAATAATCAAATAAATTTATTGTCTGCGAGACCATGTAGTTCTGGAGGAGGTTATTATCTTTCAAAAGAAGTAAAAGGCGTTTATGGACCGGTAACCGAACAAGATTCAATAAATAAAATTATCAAATGTTCGGAAAATACTGTTGAAGATATACCTTTAATAATTATGTCGCATGCTGGCCCTTCGGGTTTAGGCTCGGAACCTAAAAGCATTTGTGGGAAAGACTGGAAATTACCCTCTTTAGATTGGGGAGACAGAGATTTATCTGTGGCTATTTCTCAAATACAAAAAAGAAGAAAAATTGATCTTGTAATTTTTGGTCATATGCACAATAGGCTTAAAAGAAATCTTGGTTTAAGAGAGATGTTTAAAATTGATAGCAAAGGAACAATTTATTTCAACACGGCTGTAGTTCCAAGATATAAAAATGATGATGATGGGAAATTACTAATTAACTTTTCATGGATTGAGTTTGAAAAAAATCAATTAATACATGTTTCGCATCGATGGTATTCAGAGTCTGGTGAGATTTGTGAAGAAAATAAATTTCTTTAG
- the nadA gene encoding quinolinate synthase NadA: MTSTAKQKSVQNEEDLISEIKELCKKANAIILAHYYQAPEIQEIADFIGDSLDLSRKAANNDADIIIFCGVHFMAETAKILSPNKTVLLPDIEAGCSLADDCPSDKFQKFREENPDHYVVSYINCTAEVKAQSDLICTSSNAVSLVKKIPEDKKIIFAPDQNLGRWVQKNSGRDLKLWPGSCIVHESFSEEALLKLKYQNPGSKVIAHPECSQNLLILSDFIGSTSKLLDFVSKDPSKTYMVLTEPGIIHQMKKKEPNKIFIEVPDIEGCKCNECPYMKLNTLEKILDCLKNNSPSIELDPEIIRKAYVPIKRMLDMSN, from the coding sequence ATAACTTCTACTGCAAAACAGAAATCAGTTCAAAACGAAGAGGATTTGATTTCTGAAATAAAGGAGCTTTGCAAAAAGGCGAATGCCATTATTCTTGCGCACTATTATCAAGCTCCAGAGATTCAGGAAATTGCAGATTTCATTGGAGATTCATTAGATCTATCTAGGAAAGCTGCCAATAATGATGCAGATATAATAATTTTTTGCGGAGTTCACTTTATGGCCGAAACCGCAAAAATACTTAGCCCTAATAAAACAGTCCTTTTACCTGATATTGAAGCAGGATGCTCATTAGCAGACGATTGTCCCTCAGATAAATTTCAAAAATTTAGGGAAGAAAATCCAGATCACTATGTCGTAAGTTATATAAATTGTACTGCAGAAGTAAAAGCGCAAAGTGATCTGATATGTACAAGCAGTAATGCAGTCTCATTAGTAAAAAAAATACCTGAAGATAAAAAAATAATTTTTGCTCCAGATCAGAACCTTGGGAGATGGGTGCAAAAGAATTCAGGAAGAGATCTTAAATTATGGCCTGGCAGCTGCATTGTTCATGAATCATTTAGTGAAGAAGCACTTCTAAAATTAAAATATCAAAATCCAGGATCTAAAGTCATTGCTCATCCTGAATGTAGTCAAAATTTACTAATTCTCTCAGACTTTATTGGATCAACGAGTAAACTACTTGATTTCGTCAGTAAAGATCCATCTAAAACTTACATGGTATTAACTGAACCTGGAATAATACATCAAATGAAGAAGAAAGAACCTAACAAAATTTTTATTGAAGTCCCAGATATTGAAGGTTGTAAATGTAACGAGTGTCCATATATGAAATTAAATACTTTAGAAAAAATTCTTGATTGTTTGAAAAATAATTCCCCGTCTATCGAACTTGACCCAGAAATAATAAGAAAAGCCTACGTACCAATAAAGAGAATGCTGGATATGAGTAATTAA
- the aroB gene encoding 3-dehydroquinate synthase, which translates to MNKRKILVPLGDKSYEVTIEAGILNNISEELLRIGITKNRKILVISNEEISNLYGEKFLNNLKDNQFQAKMFLIKAGESYKNLKTLSEIYDVAFEFGLDRNSIIIALGGGIVGDVSGFASATWLRGIEYIQIPTTLLSMVDSSVGGKTGVNHPKGKNLIGAFNQPKAVFIDPETLKSLPKREFNAGMAEVIKYGVIRDKELFEYLEIEKNKNELINLKNDYLIKIINSSIKTKSHIVSEDEHENGVRAILNYGHSFGHVIENLCGYGKFLHGEAISIGMNIAGEIAISKGLWSKEELERQKNLLKSYDLPTKIPKINKEDVLTILMGDKKVRNGKMRFILPKEIGAVDIYDDVEDSLFLKFFS; encoded by the coding sequence GTGAATAAGAGAAAAATATTAGTCCCATTAGGTGATAAGTCATACGAGGTAACAATAGAAGCAGGGATACTGAATAATATCAGCGAAGAACTTTTAAGAATTGGAATAACAAAGAATAGAAAAATACTTGTGATTTCAAATGAAGAAATATCAAATTTGTATGGAGAAAAATTCTTAAATAATTTAAAAGATAATCAATTTCAGGCCAAAATGTTCCTTATCAAGGCTGGAGAATCATATAAAAACTTAAAAACCTTAAGTGAAATATATGATGTTGCATTTGAATTTGGCTTAGACAGAAATTCAATAATTATTGCCCTTGGAGGAGGAATTGTTGGAGATGTAAGTGGTTTCGCATCAGCTACTTGGCTTAGAGGTATCGAATATATTCAGATTCCAACAACATTATTATCAATGGTTGATTCATCTGTAGGAGGAAAAACAGGAGTGAATCATCCAAAAGGTAAGAATTTAATTGGAGCTTTCAATCAACCAAAAGCAGTTTTTATTGATCCGGAAACTCTAAAAAGTTTGCCCAAAAGAGAATTCAATGCAGGCATGGCCGAAGTAATAAAATACGGAGTAATAAGAGATAAAGAACTTTTCGAATACTTAGAAATCGAAAAAAACAAGAATGAACTTATAAATCTCAAGAATGATTATCTAATTAAAATAATTAATAGTTCAATAAAAACAAAGTCTCATATTGTTTCTGAAGACGAACATGAAAATGGTGTTAGAGCAATATTGAATTATGGCCATTCTTTTGGTCACGTTATTGAAAATTTATGTGGATACGGCAAATTTCTACATGGTGAGGCAATATCAATTGGTATGAATATTGCGGGGGAAATAGCAATTTCGAAAGGGTTATGGTCTAAAGAAGAATTAGAAAGGCAGAAGAATCTTTTGAAGAGTTACGATCTTCCTACCAAGATCCCCAAAATAAACAAAGAAGATGTTCTTACAATACTTATGGGCGATAAAAAAGTTCGTAATGGCAAAATGAGATTTATATTACCGAAAGAAATTGGCGCAGTAGATATATATGATGACGTAGAGGATTCATTATTTTTAAAATTCTTTTCTTAA
- a CDS encoding 5-(carboxyamino)imidazole ribonucleotide synthase: MSFKKNINDIKKNYSLGIIGGGQLALMLTEAAKKRNLEVCVQTKSCDDPAGLKADHVIEADPLKIRGNKSLINECEKIIFENEWIKIDKLNLIDNKDIFVPSLNAIKPLVDRFSQKKLIDRMNIPCPKWISIEDFKNLSDEEVSSWTFPLMAKSNKGGYDGKGNRKINTKEDLDSFLTENNSDEWLIEEWIEYEKELALVGSRDRTGKIRFFPIVETFQLNHVCDWVLAPGINEYDLNLFAINIFSSIVNELNYVGVLAIEFFYGDNGLLINEIAPRTHNSAHFSIEACTSSQFDQYVCISSGIMPPEIKMNCEGAIMINLLGLKKNFPISMETRVKMLSEIEGSNIHCYGKSREILGRKMAHITFLLNGKTHIERYDEAQVLLTMVRDIWPSPNA; encoded by the coding sequence ATGAGTTTTAAAAAAAATATAAACGATATTAAGAAAAATTATTCCCTAGGAATAATTGGAGGTGGCCAACTGGCTTTGATGTTAACCGAAGCAGCAAAAAAAAGAAATTTAGAAGTATGTGTGCAAACAAAATCTTGTGATGATCCTGCTGGATTAAAAGCAGATCATGTCATAGAAGCTGATCCCTTAAAGATAAGAGGCAATAAATCATTAATTAATGAATGTGAAAAAATAATTTTTGAAAATGAATGGATAAAAATTGATAAATTAAATTTAATCGATAATAAAGATATTTTTGTTCCAAGCCTTAATGCAATTAAGCCATTAGTAGATAGGTTTTCTCAAAAAAAATTAATAGATAGAATGAATATCCCCTGTCCAAAATGGATAAGTATTGAAGATTTTAAAAATCTCTCAGATGAGGAAGTCAGTAGTTGGACCTTCCCTCTAATGGCAAAATCAAATAAAGGTGGATATGACGGTAAAGGGAACAGAAAAATAAATACAAAAGAAGATTTAGATTCTTTTTTAACAGAGAATAATTCTGATGAATGGTTAATAGAAGAATGGATAGAGTATGAAAAAGAACTTGCTCTTGTTGGTTCGAGAGACAGGACCGGTAAGATAAGATTTTTCCCAATCGTTGAGACATTCCAATTAAACCATGTCTGTGATTGGGTTCTTGCTCCTGGAATAAATGAATATGATTTGAACTTATTTGCAATAAATATTTTCTCTTCAATAGTTAATGAACTTAATTACGTTGGAGTTTTAGCTATTGAATTCTTCTATGGAGATAATGGTCTTTTAATTAATGAAATAGCTCCTAGAACACATAACTCAGCACATTTCTCTATTGAGGCTTGTACTTCAAGTCAGTTTGATCAATATGTTTGCATTTCTTCTGGGATAATGCCACCGGAAATCAAAATGAACTGTGAAGGGGCGATTATGATAAACCTATTGGGATTAAAAAAGAATTTCCCGATTTCAATGGAAACGAGAGTCAAAATGTTATCTGAAATTGAGGGTTCTAATATTCATTGTTATGGCAAATCTCGCGAAATTCTGGGAAGAAAAATGGCTCACATCACATTTTTATTAAATGGTAAAACGCATATAGAAAGATATGATGAAGCTCAAGTTTTATTAACTATGGTAAGAGACATTTGGCCATCTCCAAATGCATAA
- a CDS encoding DUF1651 domain-containing protein, whose protein sequence is MTLGGANVWTNFSYGYRNESPNGWLLSPDRSRLILFVRNKKSPRNSMRIFAHTYYANDLGEPIAIKSSTQMYLDNAWDKWHDLQLEGWTFEELELPESL, encoded by the coding sequence ATGACTTTAGGAGGAGCTAATGTTTGGACTAATTTTTCTTACGGTTATCGTAATGAGTCCCCAAATGGTTGGTTGCTTAGCCCAGACCGCAGCAGATTAATTTTATTCGTGAGGAATAAAAAATCCCCAAGAAATAGTATGAGAATTTTTGCTCATACATATTATGCAAATGATCTTGGTGAGCCAATTGCAATTAAATCATCCACTCAAATGTATTTGGATAATGCTTGGGATAAATGGCATGACCTTCAATTAGAAGGCTGGACTTTTGAAGAACTTGAATTACCTGAATCACTATGA
- a CDS encoding TPM domain-containing protein produces the protein MPSKINYLLGIFLSILVLISHKPVFAINNPNLLPEEKTPVIDLAKTLSPNQKKSLENKLNNLEIESGWKIKYLSQFESSPGSAIKDYWDLDETSLLIVADPRGGNLLNFNVGEAYFNFMPRLFWVELQTRFGNQYYVKDHGEDGAVLDAINSVKICLERGGCQVVPGLPKEQYIWTLCTSILGGLVAGFASAPRKEGQVISIGFLALLSPLWGMLFGIFGLAPIISRTNDLLPLFKNSLAFTAAGIAGYILSQTLFSRYEKPNNT, from the coding sequence ATGCCTTCAAAGATTAACTATTTATTGGGAATATTTCTATCTATATTAGTTTTAATTTCACATAAACCCGTTTTCGCTATAAATAATCCCAATCTCTTGCCAGAAGAAAAAACACCAGTAATTGATTTAGCTAAAACATTAAGCCCTAATCAGAAAAAATCTTTAGAAAACAAGCTCAATAATCTTGAAATTGAAAGTGGGTGGAAAATTAAATATTTATCTCAGTTTGAGAGCTCCCCTGGCAGTGCAATAAAGGACTATTGGGATTTAGATGAGACAAGTTTATTGATAGTCGCAGATCCTAGAGGAGGAAATTTATTGAACTTTAATGTCGGAGAGGCTTATTTTAATTTTATGCCAAGGTTATTTTGGGTTGAACTTCAAACAAGATTTGGCAATCAATATTATGTAAAAGATCACGGTGAGGATGGCGCAGTACTAGATGCAATTAATTCAGTAAAGATTTGCCTTGAGAGAGGAGGGTGTCAAGTTGTCCCTGGCCTACCCAAAGAACAATATATATGGACTTTATGTACATCTATTCTTGGAGGTTTAGTGGCAGGTTTTGCTTCTGCCCCAAGAAAAGAAGGTCAAGTCATATCGATTGGTTTTTTGGCTCTTCTTTCCCCTTTATGGGGAATGTTATTTGGAATTTTTGGTTTGGCACCGATCATATCCAGAACAAATGATTTATTACCTTTATTTAAAAATAGTTTAGCTTTTACAGCCGCAGGAATTGCGGGTTATATCTTGTCTCAAACATTATTTTCAAGATATGAAAAGCCGAATAATACTTAA